One genomic region from Pyxicephalus adspersus chromosome 1, UCB_Pads_2.0, whole genome shotgun sequence encodes:
- the RPL24 gene encoding large ribosomal subunit protein eL24: protein MKVELCSFSGYKIYPGHGRRYARTDGKVFQFLNAKCESAFLSKRNPRQINWTVLYRRKHKKGQSEEVQKKRSRRAVKFQRAITGASLAEIMAKRNQKPEVRKAQREQAIRAAKEAKKAKQATKKTVPAKAPTKAAPKQKIAKPVKMQAPRVGGKR, encoded by the exons ATGAA gGTCGAGCTGTGCAGCTTCAGCGGTTACAAGATCTACCCTGGCCATGGGCGGCGGTACGCCAGGACTGACGGCAAG GTGTTCCAGTTCCTGAATGCAAAATGCGAGTCTGCTTTCCTTTCCAAGAGGAACCCCAGGCAGATCAACTGGACTGTCCTGTACAGACGAAAACACAAGAAGGGCCAGTCG GAAGAAGTCCAGAAAAAGCGTTCTCGCCGTGCAGTGAAGTTCCAGAGGGCTATTACTGGTGCCTCTCTGGCTGAAATTATGGCCAAGAGAAACCAGAAGCCTGAAGTGCGAAAAGCTCAGAGGGAACAAGCAATCAG ggCTGCCAAAGAAGCAAAAAAGGCTAAACAGGCTACCAAAAAGACTGTTCCTGCCAAG gctccAACAAAGGCTGCACCCAAGCAGAAGATTGCCAAGCCAGTGAAAATGCAGGCTCCCCGTGTTGGAGGAAAACGCTAA
- the CEP97 gene encoding LOW QUALITY PROTEIN: centrosomal protein of 97 kDa (The sequence of the model RefSeq protein was modified relative to this genomic sequence to represent the inferred CDS: substituted 1 base at 1 genomic stop codon), protein MAGVEVMSATVKSNGGPEKNVTVVDLTGQGLQKLTTTLPCGPDSRTLILDKNQIIKLEHLEKCKNLTQLSVANNRLVRMMGVSKLIHLRVLNLPHNSIGYVEGLKDLVHLEWLNLAGNNLKAIDQINSCTQLQHLDLSDNNISQIGDLSKLIYLRTLLLHGNNITSLRTAPSCLPQRLAILSLAENEIRDLSEVSFLTGLTELEQLSIMNNPCVMATPSIPGFDYRPYIVNWCLNLRVLDGYVVSQKESLKAEWLYSQGKGRSFRPGQHVALATYLSSVCPLTSADGLQTEEDAKLEKILSNQRLHQRQLMHQILKESHVSSTPNKRFSLTEQQSPNRSLLHSNEFEPTIKVDNWIGKSGSEDYALRNIPSSPAAHSVASNYNNLYLEDIQTDEDKLNCSLLSSESTFVPVAPGLSPVSPTVEMRVLGLSSEINANETMLEFNKEKTEMLSTCSXEVQKESDEEIEYDPIKPPVIINEHVQASLTNNLTFSDALLENVKPLNADSYCSSKETSQNNDALNINCMNRAATKIQSHWRGFYARKYNPKIREVYYEIRLSRMQEHIVFLSEEVIRVRSLKEWQSKVNAKIEMVSTLDKPLSTAQDCSPEVLEELTNSPATDPEKVNIKMSADIPDSGFHSINVVGCFHQEMSSSERSSSGGSVSTEKSLETVRHYYKQEPQSAEDQNTVVEVHNESSKDTSGSEQDSSLLQQYFDKVEQLEQADNTSQSDMTEESRTEITDSSVNSDFHYSSFSHVYEDDKLDIVQNHDNTFQSSDAQSLQRPSNIYIHVPQGDATP, encoded by the exons ATGGCTGGTGTGGAGGTGATGTCTGCTACAGTGAAGTCCAATGGTGGCCCCGAAAAAAACG ttacgGTAGTGGATCTCACAGGACAGGGTCTTCAGAAACTGACCACTACATTACCATGTGGACCCGACTCTCGGACTCTGATTTTAGACAAGAACCAGATAATCAAATTGGAACACTTGGAAAAATGCAAAAACCTTACACAG CTGTCTGTAGCCAACAATCGCCTTGTTCGTATGATGGGTGTTTCAAAATTAATCCACCTTCGGGTCCTAAATCTACCTCATAATAGCATTGGATATGTGGAGGGATTGAAGGACTTGGTGCACTTGGAGTGGCTTAACCTGGCAGGGAACaatttaaag GCTATTGATCAGATAAACAGCTGTACTCAACTTCAACATTTGGATTTGTCAGATAATAACATATCTCAAATTGGTGACCTATCAAAACTGATATATTTAAGG aCACTCCTGCTTCATGGCAATAATATCACATCATTACGAACAGCTCCATCCTGCCTCCCACAGCGTCTTGCCATATTATCATTAGCAGAGAATGAAATCAGAGACCTCAGTGAA GTTTCATTCCTTACAGGTCTTACTGAATTGGAGCAGTTATCCATCATGAACAATCCCTGTGTGATGGCCACTCCTTCAATACCTGGCTTTGACTACAGACCGTACATTGTTAATTGGTGCCTAAACCTTAGGGTTTTAGATGGATATGTAGTATCtcaaaaagaaag TTTGAAAGCAGAATGGCTGTACAGTCAGGGTAAAGGGAGATCATTCAGACCAGGTCAACATGTAGCTCTTGCTACATACCTGTCATCTGTGTGTCCTTTAACTTCAGCAGATGGTCTACAAACAGAGGAAGATGCAAAGCTAGAGAAGATATTAAGCAACCAAAG GTTGCACCAGAGACAATTAATGCACCAGATCCTCAAAGAAAGCCATGTCTCCTCTACACCAAATAAAAGATTTTCCTTGACTGAGCAACAGAGCCCAAACCGATCTCTCTTGCATTCTAATGAATTTG AACCTACAATAAAGGTGGACAACTGGATTGGTAAAAGTGGCAGTGAAGATTATGCTTTAAGAAACATTCCCTCCAGCCCTGCTGCCCATTCTGTTGCATCGAATTATAATAACCTTTATTTAGAAGATATCCAGACTGATGAGGACAAATTAAATTGTAGCCTTCTTTCCTCTGAATCAACTTTTGTGCCTGTTGCTCCTGGTTTATCCCCAGTATCTCCTACAGTAGAAATGAGGGTACTGGGTTTGTCAAGTGAAATCAATGCCAATGAAACTATGCTGgaatttaacaaagaaaaaacagagatGCTCTCCACATGTTCATAAGAGGTACAGAAGGAATCTGATGAAGAAATTGAATATGATCCCATTAAACCACCAGTGATAATAAATGAGCATGTACAAGCAAGTCTCACTAATAACTTGACATTCTCTGATGCCCTTTTGGAGAATGTGAAGCCACTAAATGCTGACTCCTATTGTAGTAGTAAAGAAACCAGCCAGAACAATGATGCACTGAATATAAATTGTATGAACAGAGCTGCTACAAAAATTCAGTCACACTGGAGAGGCTTTTATGCAAGAAAATACAATCCTAAGATCAGAGAAGTATACTATGAAATCAGGCTGAGCAGAATGCAGGAGCATATTGTCTTCTTAAGTGAAGAAGTCATAAGG gtgcgTTCCCTTAAAGAATGGCAAAGCAAAGTAAATGCGAAAATTGAGATGGTGAGCACACTTGACAAACCATTGTCCACCGCCCAAGATTGCTCACCCGAAGTCCTGGAAGAACTTACTAATTCTCCTGCAACTGATCCTGAAAAGgtgaatataaaaatgtcagcTGACATCCCAGACTCTGGTTTCCATTCCATTAATGTAGTGGGTTGCTTTCATCAGGAAATGAGCAGTTCAGAAAGGAGTTCATCTGGGGGAAGTGTATCGACTGAAAAATCCTTGGAGACAGTAAGGCATTACTATAAGCAGGAACCACAAAGTGCAGAGGACCAAAATACAGTTGTTGAAGTGCACAATGAAAGCAGTAAGGATACCTCTGGCAGTGAACAAGATAGCAGCCTTCTGCAGCAGTATTTCGACAAGGTAGAACAATTGGAGCAAGCAGATAACACAAGTCAAAGTGATATGACTGAAGAAAGCAGAACTGAAATCACCGACAGTTCAGTCAACTCGGACTTCCATTATAGCAGCTTCTCCCATGTGTATGAAGATGATAAGTTGGATATCGTTCAAAACCACGATAACACTTTTCAGTCATCAGACGCACAAAGCTTGCAAAGACcatccaatatttatatacatgtgcCACAAGGGGACGCGACACCCTAA
- the NXPE3 gene encoding NXPE family member 3 — translation MWCTFYRFQLCFVLLFLVAVLVLVSNIHLVEHLNYRTGLEPGWTEISRDTTHRRFVTSRKSYCDYEHQTLSKSEYEEQRRLLKPLKWPGPPHDKVLFVRSTNAAHSHFVILQSQSLFKLGDIIEVLVRMHDFEGNPKQYGGDYLQARIHSPLQKAGAVGKVTDHQNGFYSVYFTLLWPGKLTVSITLVHSSEAIQILKRLRQEKPDRVYFKSLFRSGGTTETKMCNVCLPRTMPVCNYTDLKTGEPWFCYKPEKLSCSSRVNHAKGGYLKNLLTPEESKFFQSGVNIKVPVLASGPDTVTVQPWKIKDKNFLHDSRFTPSGYYYRDQWVSGRSIVWQFEKSSDIIECLQGKVVHLFGDSTIRQWFEYLTDFVPELKPFDLGSPKNVGPFLSIDIDHNIMVKFRCHGPPIRFSTVSSNELRYIANELDGIVGGQNTVVAITIWSHFSTFPVEVYIRRLRNIRAAVLRLLERSPNTAIIIRSANVQELGPEVSLFNSDWFSLQLDTVMRAMFADINVHIVDAWEMTLAHYLPHALHPERIIVKNQIDEFLSFVCPN, via the exons ATGTGGTGCACCTTCTATAGGTTCCAGCTATGCTTTGTCCTGCTATTCCTGGTGGCTGTCCTTGTGCTGGTTAGTAACATTCATCTGGTAGAG caTTTAAATTACCGGACAGGTCTGGAACCAGGATGGACAGAGATAAGCAGAGATACAACTCATCGACGTTTTGTCACAAGCAGAAAATCATATTGTGACTATGAACATCAAACGTTATCCAAATCTGAATATGAGGAGCAGAGACGCTTACTtaaacccctgaaatggcctggACCACCACATGACAAAGTCCTCTTCGTTAGGAGCACTAATGCAGCACATAGCCATTTTGTAATCCTACAGTCACAGTCACTGTTCAAGTTGGGAGATATCATTGAAGTGCTTGTTAGGATGCATGATTTTGAAGGCAATCCAAAGCAATATGGAGGAGATTACTTACAAGCCAGAATTCATTCCCCCCTGCAGAAAGCTGGTGCAGTAGGGAAGGTGACTGATCATCAAAACGGGTTCTATAGTGTCTATTTTACCTTACTTTGGCCAGGAAAGTTGACTGTGTCAATAACTTTGGTTCACTCAAGTGAAGCTATCCAGATCCTTAAACGCTTACGCCAAGAGAAACCAGACAGAGTTTACTTTAAGAGTTTGTTTCGATCAGGTGGTACTACTGAGacaaaaatgtgcaatgtttGCCTGCCTAGAACAATGCCTGTGTGCAACTACACAGACCTGAAAACTGGAGAACCTTGGTTTTGTTACAAGCCTGAGAAGTTGTCTTGTTCCAGTCGTGTCAATCATGCAAAAGGTGGCTATCTAAAAAATCTGCTGACTCCTGAAGAAAGCAAGTTTTTTCAAAG TGGCGTAAACATCAAAGTTCCAGTCCTGGCAAGTGGCCCTGATACTGTGACCGTCCAGCCTTGGAAAATTAAAG ataaaaatttCCTCCACGACTCCAGGTTTACTCCCTCAGGGTATTACTACCGAGACCAGTGGGTATCTGGAAGATCCATTGTATGGCAATTTGAAAAGTCTTCTGACATCATCGAATGCCTGCAAGGAAAAGTTGTACATTTGTTTGGTGACTCTACAATAAGGCAGTGGTTTGAATATCTGACAGATTTTGTTCCTG AGCTTAAGCCATTTGATCTGGGGAGCCCTAAAAATGTTGGACCATTTCTATCTATTGATATTGACCACAATATAATGGTAAAATTTCGCTGCCATGGGCCGCCTATCCGTTTTTCAACTGTTTCAAGTAATGAGCTGCGGTACATTGCCAATGAATTGGATGGTATAGTTGGAGGACAGAACACCGTGGTGGCCATAACCATCTGGTCTCACTTTAGCACCTTCCCAGTAGAAGTGTACATAAGGCGTCTCAGGAATATACGAGCTGCTGTACTTCGTTTGCTTGAACGCAGTCCAAACACTGCCATAATCATTCGTTCTGCCAACGTCCAGGAACTTGGGCCTGAAGTGAGCTTGTTTAATAGTGACTGGTTTTCGTTACAGTTGGACACTGTTATGAGGGCTATGTTTGCGGATATTAACGTACATATTGTGGATGCTTGGGAAATGACACTTGCACATTATCTCCCACATGCATTACACCCAGAAAGAATCATTGTCAAGAATCAAATAGATgagtttttatcatttgtttgcCCCAATTAG